From one Xiphophorus hellerii strain 12219 chromosome 18, Xiphophorus_hellerii-4.1, whole genome shotgun sequence genomic stretch:
- the LOC116737225 gene encoding short neurotoxin 8 produces the protein MKVLLLSMALLLLCSTQVLTLTCFTCQDENDTICKTETVCHSANQYCKTYKKGDVLSRSCENFCAEDFFTVCCQEDLC, from the exons ATGAAGGTCCTGCTGCTCTCCATGGCtcttctgctgctgtgcagCACACAAG TGCTCACACTGACATGCTTCACCTGCCAGGATGAGAATGACACTATCTGCAAGACGGAGACAGTGTGCCACAGTGCCAACCAGTACTGCAAAACCTACAAAAAGG GCGACGTACTGTCTCGAAGCTGTGAGAATTTCTGTGCTGAGGACTTCTTCACAGTCTGCTGCCAAGAGGACCTGTGCTAG